Sequence from the Oscillatoria salina IIICB1 genome:
ATCGAGGAATTATCCCCAAAGTTGTCCTTATGACAGGCGGTGCATCTCGAATGCAATTTACCCGTCAAATTTGCCAAGAAATGTTTCCCGAACCCAATACTCAAGTGCGTCCAGATCCCGAACCAGAACGCTGTATCGCTCTAGGTTTAGCCCGAGTCGGACGTTGGGATTTACGTGCAACTGAATTCAAAAAAGAAGTCAACAAAAAACTAGATTCTCAAAAGCTAAAAGAACTAATTTCTCGACATATTCCCGAGTTAATTCAACTATTAGCTCAACCTCTCTCAGAAACATTAATCGAAAACGCCATCAAACCAAGTTTAAAAGACTGGCGCAACAACAAAATTCGCACCTTAGCAAACCTCGAAACAAAAATGAAAGAGCAAGCCGAAGAATTAATTGTTAGCGACAAAGTTCGCCAAGTTATCAGAAATCAATCAATCGCTTGGTTTAACAGTAAAATTCAACCAGAATTAGCTCAAGAAACTGACCCCATTTGTCGGAAATATCAAATTCCTAGAAGTAGCTTGCGCTTTGAAGAAGGTATCAACCCGGCTGTAGTTAATCCAGAGTTATCTCTCGGAGATACAATTCTTGCCGATACTGTCGCTTTAATCGTTAATATTGTCATTGGTAGTGGCACAGTTGGCAGCTTAATTACTCTTATTTTAACCGGACATTTCACTTGGCCCATCGTCTTAGTTTATGGCGTTTCTGTACTAGCTGCGGGAGTGGAAATAACTCGCAGTAAAACCCAAGCAGCAATCAAAGAAAAATTAGATGTTCCTAGTTGGAGTCGTCGAGTTATTTTAGGCGATAATAAAATTGACTCAATTTGCGACCAAGCTAAACCGGAATTAGAGAATGTTTTCCGACAACAATTGACCGAAAATCAAGAAGTTTTCGACGAACTAATTGCCAAAGTTGGGCAAGAATTGAAGAAAGCTTTGAATGCAAAAGCAGAAGAAGCTGTAATATTGATACAATAAAAACTAGCTATCAGAAGAGAATTTGGAAGCTATAAAAAGCTAATATGGCGGTGCAAAATCAAGACAATTAAAATACCTGCTAATTATTTTATTTTAAAGGGAGGCTATTGAATAGCTAGCAAGTAGTTTTGCACGTACAGTTTAATTAACTTATCTTTTTTTGCTGAACTGACTGAATTTAGGAGCTTTATTTTTTATGGATGAATACTCAATCGAAACAAGAAGCAAAAACATATTTAACTCAAAAACGAGAGAATATTTCGATGAAGTGTTCAGTTCCTACCAAGCTGGAAATTATCGTTCAGCAGTAGTAATGCTTTGGTCAGTTGTAGTCTGTGACTTGTTATTTAAACTTGAATATCTAATTGATATGTGTAACGATGAAGAAGCTAGGAGAATTTTAGAAGAATTATCTAAGTTCCAAGAAAGAAATACTAATTCATCACAGTGGGAACTTGAACTCATCAAGCTGGTTAAGGATAA
This genomic interval carries:
- a CDS encoding Hsp70 family protein, whose amino-acid sequence is MEIVEIIGFDLGHGETAIAKARVESIEPPEMLEVNNKKVQITALGWHPDLGYLVGEQALIQVGVTQIEIAFKQKPNADLHYRKTIQNFLETYYNLLKKSKQIEGGENSHFFVGCPSGWSLSDRQNYQTLLKETGIPLLNVVPESRAAFMHAREAGKLGYDSLKSAVLIIDIGSSTTDFTLVKSLHEIPLDFGSNHLGASLIDKAIFNHTLANHEDCELLTKVFQQYPHHLARCEIAARKAKEDYFSNEKLYTGQNFARGFESINEQIYFVPQVNQTVMKELLNQPLPELENKSWLEAFQESVSEAKETLKDRGIIPKVVLMTGGASRMQFTRQICQEMFPEPNTQVRPDPEPERCIALGLARVGRWDLRATEFKKEVNKKLDSQKLKELISRHIPELIQLLAQPLSETLIENAIKPSLKDWRNNKIRTLANLETKMKEQAEELIVSDKVRQVIRNQSIAWFNSKIQPELAQETDPICRKYQIPRSSLRFEEGINPAVVNPELSLGDTILADTVALIVNIVIGSGTVGSLITLILTGHFTWPIVLVYGVSVLAAGVEITRSKTQAAIKEKLDVPSWSRRVILGDNKIDSICDQAKPELENVFRQQLTENQEVFDELIAKVGQELKKALNAKAEEAVILIQ